The DNA segment GTGGGGGTGCTTCCCAGTGGTGATGTGTTTCACATCTGCGCCGTCGATGTCCTTTCTGGGGAGTTTTTTACTAATACTATTCCGGTGCAAAGATTCCTTGACGAGCTGGCGATACTTGAGCCGAGCGAAATCCTTCTGCCCGACGACATAACAGAACCAATTCTGAGGAGCATAAAGGAGCGGTTTCCCAAGGTTGCGATAACGCTTTTTGAGCCGTGGAATTTTGAGCGACAGTATGCAGAACGCGTTCTTACCGAGCACTTTGGAACGGTGAGTCTCGAGGGCTTCGGGGAGCTTTCGAGTAACGAGATAGCCGTTGCAGGTGCAGTTCTTGCTTATCTTAAATCCTTGAAAAAAGGCAAGTTAAGCCACATAAAGAAGATAGGCCGCGCCCCCACCGGCAATGTAATGCGTCTCGACGGAAACACCATTCGGAACCTTGAACTTGTGCGCTCCATAAGCGATGGAACGAAGTATGGCACCTTGCTCTGGACTCTCGATGAGACGAAAACTCCCATGGGTGCAAGGCTTCTCAGGCGATGGATTCTGTCGCCTCTCACGGATAGGCAAATGATAATAGAGCGCCTTGATGCGGTGGACTCGCTTGTCCAGTCGGGGATGCTACTTGCTAAACTTCGCGAATATCTCGAACAAATGGGTGACCTCGAACGCATTGCGGGGAAACTCGGTAACATGAAGATAAATCCTCGCGACATCGTTGCGCTGGCGAAGTCCCTTGAAGTTGTCGGTAAAATTCGCGAACTAAAGGTATTCAATTCGCCGCTTCTTGCGAAAATACGAGAAAAACTTGACCCTCACGATGATGTGAGAAAGCGCATCGAGGAGACGATAGTAGCTAATCCGCCTGCCGTTATCAATGAGGGAGGTATAATTCGACCTGGTGTCATACCTGAACTCGATGAGCTGCGTTCTCTTAAAGCCGACTCAGATTCAGCAATAAGGAACATGGTTGAAAAGTTGCGCGCGCGAACCGGACTCGACAAGCTGCGTATCGGATACAATAAAGTTTTCGGCTATTATATTGAGATTCCCAAAGCGCAGGCAAGGAAAGCTCCACCCGACTTTATAAGAAAGCAAACGCTTGTTAACGCCGAGCGCTTTATAACGCCTGAGCTTAAGGAGCTTGAAAACAAAATTCTTGCTGCTGACGAGAGGATAAAATACATCGAAAGGGAGTTTTTCCTGAGCCTTGTTGCAGAACTTTCCGCAGTGGCGAGCGAGATTTCCGATGTGGCGCAGGCTGTCGCTATGCTCGATGTTCTGGCTGATTTTGCCCACATCGCCAAGAAAAAGCGCTATACCCGTCCCGTTATTTCCGACGATGGAAAGATAAATATTAAGGACGGTCGGCACCCTGTGCTTGAGGACATCATGGGAAGGAATGCTTATGTGCCTAATGACCTTTCCATAGGCGGCGATACGCAGATAATAATTCTGACTGGTCCCAACATGGCTGGTAAATCCACCTACCTTCGCCAGAATGGGTTAATAGTGCTTATGGCGCAGATAGGTTCGTTTGTTCCTGCTGAGAGTGCGCACATAACGCCAGTGGACAGAATTTTCACCCGTGTTGGCGCTGTGGATTACATAGCTTATGGTCAGTCGACATTTCTGGTTGAGATGCTCGAAACCGCTAA comes from the bacterium genome and includes:
- the mutS gene encoding DNA mismatch repair protein MutS, which encodes MPGKDEKVAKKRKTYLMDQYYAIKERYPDTLLLFRMGDFYELFDEDAKIASKVLGIALTSRNHGLSERTPLAGVPHHALERYLVKLLQAGYRVAICEQLEDPKKAKGLVKRDVIEVMTPGTITVDAGVESDRNQYLVGVLPSGDVFHICAVDVLSGEFFTNTIPVQRFLDELAILEPSEILLPDDITEPILRSIKERFPKVAITLFEPWNFERQYAERVLTEHFGTVSLEGFGELSSNEIAVAGAVLAYLKSLKKGKLSHIKKIGRAPTGNVMRLDGNTIRNLELVRSISDGTKYGTLLWTLDETKTPMGARLLRRWILSPLTDRQMIIERLDAVDSLVQSGMLLAKLREYLEQMGDLERIAGKLGNMKINPRDIVALAKSLEVVGKIRELKVFNSPLLAKIREKLDPHDDVRKRIEETIVANPPAVINEGGIIRPGVIPELDELRSLKADSDSAIRNMVEKLRARTGLDKLRIGYNKVFGYYIEIPKAQARKAPPDFIRKQTLVNAERFITPELKELENKILAADERIKYIEREFFLSLVAELSAVASEISDVAQAVAMLDVLADFAHIAKKKRYTRPVISDDGKINIKDGRHPVLEDIMGRNAYVPNDLSIGGDTQIIILTGPNMAGKSTYLRQNGLIVLMAQIGSFVPAESAHITPVDRIFTRVGAVDYIAYGQSTFLVEMLETANILNNATENSLVLLDEIGRGTSTFDGLAIAWAVVEYLHNTKGHRAKTIFATHYHELTETANYLERVKNFQVAVRERGGKVVFLHKIVPGGCDDSYGIQVAKLAGVPDDVVVRAKEILEVLESGETPKKGVIRIGGKKPRTEKYAGYQLSLFDPELHPLVVELRKLDLDNITPLQALQILAEWRKKWE